The nucleotide window atttaaaaagttataaaaaaagatattctaaaaaaagaggattaaaaaaattggattgttattatgaaaataaactATTCAATAAATTTCTTCATCTGTATGAAATTGCACAAAAGataaagaatgaaaaaaagcgttcgaaatattttttttttaaaaagtatgaTATTGTTCTCTTTTTACTTTCATTACTCCCGGTTATTGGATTAATACATCCAATATTATTTGGGCTTAGTCACAAATATCCAGGTATATTAGGTGCATGCGAAGAGAGCCATATTGAAACTAATTGTAATGCTCATAAACTTGGTACGCAAGAATCTTATGGTTTGATGAATTGTCCTAAAAAATGGATGTATGATTATAGAGGCTCAATAGATTATACTGGATTAGCTTACATGATAGTTTCATTAATTATAGTGAGtgttgttttatttgttgttatttatatcttgctaaaattaataaaatatcaaAGATTAAAATCTggaaggggcaaaatgaatataaatcAATATTATCACCTTTgtaaaggaattttttaaataaaaaaatacatgcttATTTAACTTAAACACAttttagaagaaaatttacttttttttctttatattttctagATCCTTACAATATTtgtaaatgataaaaaattataaaagttaTATCCTTAATTTTCATGTAAATTTAAaggtttttttatttttcgtaaTAGTTGTTATTCAGTTAAcgcaaaaattaatgatagttaaatacatataatataaattgttTATGAGAATTATGTAGATGATAAAATCAAGCAATTTATGAATATAAGATTAAACATTGTATTTTCATAACAATGGATATATAAATGTGTGCTTTATAATGagaatattcatatttaacTGATTGTTTAAGAGTAATAAacgaataaaaattatatatgtattatagtGTTTGTATTACTTATCGTATGAA belongs to Plasmodium vivax scf_6633 genomic scaffold, whole genome shotgun sequence and includes:
- a CDS encoding variable surface protein Vir11, truncated, putative (encoded by transcript PVX_182275A; 5' truncation due to end of contig.), encoding LKSYKKRYSKKRGLKKLDCYYENKLFNKFLHLYEIAQKIKNEKKRSKYFFFKKYDIVLFLLSLLPVIGLIHPILFGLSHKYPGILGACEESHIETNYYTGLAYMIVSLIIVSVVLFVVIYILLKLIKYQRLKSGRGKMNINQYYHLCKGIF